From the genome of Virgibacillus siamensis, one region includes:
- a CDS encoding methionine/alanine import family NSS transporter small subunit produces MSASAIVVMILGMVIIWGGLAASITNAVKKSK; encoded by the coding sequence ATGAGTGCTTCAGCAATAGTTGTTATGATCCTTGGTATGGTGATTATTTGGGGCGGATTAGCCGCCAGCATCACAAATGCGGTTAAAAAATCAAAGTAA
- a CDS encoding sodium-dependent transporter yields the protein METRSQWGSRAGFVLAAVGSAVGLGNIWRFPAVAYENGGGAFFIPYLIALLTAGIPILIMEFTMGHKYRGSAPLTYNRIGGKKVEWIGWWAVIVAFVISTYYSVIIAWAISYSIFSFNLSWGDDTETFLFSDYLNLADPGQVGGFVPGVLIPLIIVWIVVLGILFKGVKKGIEIANRIFIPALVIIFLIIVIRAVTLPGAIEGLNAFFEPNFDKIWDPSVWVAAYGQIFFSMSIAFAIMITYSSYLPRKTDLTNNAFIVGFGNSSFELLCGIGVFGVLGFMASQQGVPVDEVVTGGVGLAFVVFPAIINEFPALNELFGFLFFISLVLAGITSLMSITETYVAGLVDKFKISRNKAVLFGGGTAAIISLLFATRGGLNFLDAADYFINQFGVAMLGLVEVILMAWFLRKLGTFRSHADEISDIQLGGWWTVSLTFITPIVLGYTMFQLFRDNLLKLFETPTGNYGGYSDSFILYGGWFVAGGALIIGILLALAKWKASGNTDEKDKNKTGEAN from the coding sequence ATGGAAACTCGTTCACAATGGGGTTCGAGAGCAGGGTTTGTTTTAGCGGCAGTTGGTTCTGCTGTTGGATTAGGGAACATCTGGCGTTTTCCTGCAGTTGCTTATGAAAATGGAGGGGGAGCATTTTTTATACCCTATCTGATTGCATTATTGACCGCTGGTATTCCAATTCTGATTATGGAATTTACCATGGGTCATAAATATCGGGGTTCCGCACCACTGACGTACAATCGCATAGGCGGAAAGAAAGTCGAATGGATAGGCTGGTGGGCGGTAATTGTTGCCTTTGTTATTTCAACCTATTATTCTGTAATAATTGCCTGGGCAATATCGTATTCCATCTTTTCATTTAATCTGAGCTGGGGGGATGACACAGAAACATTCCTGTTCAGCGATTACTTAAACCTTGCCGATCCGGGTCAGGTTGGCGGATTTGTGCCAGGGGTGCTAATCCCGTTAATCATCGTTTGGATTGTTGTACTTGGAATTTTATTTAAAGGTGTTAAAAAAGGTATTGAAATTGCAAACAGGATTTTCATTCCTGCATTAGTAATTATATTCCTTATTATCGTTATACGTGCTGTAACATTACCAGGTGCAATAGAAGGCCTGAATGCATTTTTTGAACCAAACTTTGATAAAATATGGGATCCAAGTGTCTGGGTCGCTGCTTATGGGCAAATTTTCTTCAGTATGTCGATTGCATTTGCTATCATGATCACATACTCCAGTTATCTGCCTAGAAAAACAGACTTAACGAACAACGCCTTTATCGTCGGATTTGGTAACTCCAGCTTTGAATTGCTATGTGGTATCGGCGTATTTGGTGTACTTGGGTTCATGGCTTCCCAGCAAGGAGTGCCTGTTGATGAAGTTGTTACAGGTGGTGTCGGTTTGGCATTTGTCGTATTTCCGGCAATCATTAACGAATTTCCGGCATTAAATGAACTATTCGGGTTCCTGTTCTTTATTTCACTCGTACTTGCCGGAATAACATCACTTATGTCCATCACAGAAACATATGTAGCCGGACTGGTGGATAAGTTTAAAATTTCCCGTAACAAAGCTGTTCTGTTCGGCGGCGGAACTGCGGCCATCATATCCTTATTGTTTGCGACAAGAGGCGGACTGAACTTCCTTGACGCAGCCGATTACTTCATTAATCAATTTGGAGTAGCAATGCTCGGTCTGGTAGAAGTCATTCTGATGGCATGGTTCCTGCGCAAACTGGGAACATTCCGCAGCCATGCGGACGAAATTTCGGATATCCAACTAGGCGGCTGGTGGACTGTCAGCCTGACTTTTATAACCCCAATTGTCTTGGGGTACACGATGTTCCAGCTGTTCAGAGATAACCTATTGAAGCTTTTTGAGACTCCGACAGGTAACTATGGGGGCTACTCCGACAGCTTTATTCTATACGGCGGCTGGTTCGTAGCTGGTGGTGCACTGATCATTGGAATCCTGCTTGCACTTGCCAAATGGAAAGCATCCGGAAACACAGATGAGAAAGACAAAAATAAAACTGGGGAGGCTAACTAA
- a CDS encoding Na+/H+ antiporter NhaC family protein: protein MEGTIYSIIPALLMLVLVLLTRRVLLSLGAGIVVGALFIHDFAIIGSLKEIWAVFYGIFVIDGQLNVGNFQLLGFLLLLGVLTAFLTASGGSRAFGEWMIKRVKTRAGAQVMTGVLGLIIFIDDYFNSLAVGQIARPLTDRHNISRAKLAYFIDSTSAPVTVISPISSWGAYIIGIIGGLLAANEITEIQPLEAFIKIIPLNFYALAALLLVFLVAYFRMDIGPMRKHEERAMNEGILLNPETDHVPGDLGDVFDPHSNGRIYHLLVPIGILIAATVAAMLMTGIMASGTDVTLLSTFANTNVNLSLLIGGVAAVVSAWIFHGLQQKPKAGIIKIFVEGIKTMLPAIYILLLAWMIGSIIGTLGTGEYLSQIVSDASISPSLLPFLFFAIAGIMALATGTSWGTFGIMLPIAAEVTSITDVSMLLPSLAAVLAGSVFGDHCTPISDTTILSSTGAGSNHIDHVMTQLPYAVIAAVSASIGYLVVGFTDLVAVGLLASIIVIIATALLIQFMEKTKHEN, encoded by the coding sequence ATGGAAGGAACTATTTACTCGATTATTCCGGCATTGTTAATGCTGGTGCTTGTATTACTCACACGAAGAGTACTGCTGTCGCTCGGGGCTGGAATCGTTGTCGGAGCATTATTTATTCACGATTTTGCAATTATCGGTTCATTGAAAGAAATATGGGCTGTATTTTATGGAATATTTGTGATAGATGGTCAGTTGAATGTCGGCAATTTCCAATTATTAGGGTTCTTGCTGTTACTGGGTGTATTAACAGCATTTTTGACCGCGTCCGGCGGAAGCAGAGCATTTGGGGAATGGATGATTAAACGGGTCAAAACCAGAGCAGGCGCTCAGGTGATGACTGGTGTTCTTGGATTAATTATTTTCATTGATGACTATTTCAACAGTCTGGCTGTAGGCCAGATTGCAAGGCCGCTGACGGACAGGCATAACATTTCACGGGCAAAGCTTGCTTATTTTATTGATTCAACTTCAGCCCCTGTGACTGTTATATCGCCTATTTCCAGCTGGGGTGCGTATATCATCGGAATTATTGGCGGACTATTGGCTGCAAATGAAATTACAGAAATACAGCCGCTGGAAGCTTTTATAAAAATTATTCCTTTGAATTTTTACGCACTGGCAGCATTATTACTCGTGTTTTTAGTCGCATACTTCCGAATGGACATCGGGCCAATGCGAAAACATGAGGAGCGCGCCATGAACGAAGGAATCCTGCTTAATCCCGAAACAGATCATGTGCCGGGGGATTTGGGCGATGTGTTTGATCCGCACAGCAACGGGCGGATCTATCACTTACTTGTACCGATTGGTATCCTTATTGCAGCAACCGTAGCGGCAATGCTTATGACAGGGATAATGGCTAGCGGTACAGACGTTACATTGCTGTCGACGTTCGCAAACACAAACGTCAATCTTTCTCTGTTAATCGGAGGTGTTGCTGCTGTTGTGTCCGCCTGGATTTTCCATGGGCTGCAGCAGAAGCCGAAAGCGGGAATCATTAAGATTTTCGTTGAAGGTATTAAAACGATGCTGCCAGCCATTTATATTTTGCTGCTTGCCTGGATGATCGGTTCTATTATAGGTACCCTGGGAACCGGTGAGTATCTATCCCAAATTGTCAGTGATGCTTCGATCAGTCCGTCACTGCTCCCATTTTTATTCTTTGCGATTGCCGGGATAATGGCATTGGCAACAGGAACATCGTGGGGCACATTCGGCATTATGCTTCCGATAGCAGCAGAAGTTACATCGATAACCGATGTATCGATGCTGCTGCCATCCCTTGCAGCAGTACTAGCCGGATCCGTCTTCGGAGATCATTGCACACCGATTTCTGATACAACCATTTTGTCATCAACGGGTGCAGGCTCCAATCATATTGATCATGTGATGACACAGCTCCCATACGCTGTTATCGCAGCTGTTTCTGCTTCAATTGGTTATCTGGTAGTTGGTTTTACTGACTTGGTGGCAGTGGGATTGCTTGCATCCATCATTGTTATTATCGCAACTGCCTTGCTGATCCAATTTATGGAAAAAACCAAACATGAAAATTAA
- the yunB gene encoding sporulation protein YunB, whose amino-acid sequence MMKRPMLIHKKRSPRTPPPVKSIIIITMVLFITSVWFSFWIINQGFKPVLMDIAKIKTQEFATRGINMAVKFAENYDFDDIFVTTTDNEGQVTTLSWKTNVVSKINRVATDRVEEFFMAMNEGRQPQYEESLDEPIEYNGTAEDLPNKDPTVVEIPLGQITGNSALANLGPKIPVNLELAGSVRTDVIRNVEPFGINNSLVTIYILVEADVQVVIPFTSEVEEVSTKIPIDSTVIMGPVPEFYGADGNNPSISVPKDSLKKDK is encoded by the coding sequence ATGATGAAACGGCCAATGCTTATCCATAAAAAACGATCACCCCGGACACCGCCTCCGGTAAAAAGTATCATCATTATTACAATGGTTTTATTTATCACTTCGGTTTGGTTCAGCTTTTGGATTATTAACCAAGGTTTTAAACCGGTGTTGATGGATATCGCGAAAATTAAAACACAAGAGTTTGCAACAAGAGGGATTAATATGGCTGTTAAGTTTGCGGAGAACTATGATTTTGATGACATATTTGTTACCACAACAGATAATGAGGGGCAAGTTACCACCCTTAGCTGGAAAACGAATGTGGTCAGCAAGATAAACAGGGTTGCCACAGATCGGGTGGAAGAATTTTTTATGGCGATGAACGAAGGAAGGCAGCCTCAATATGAAGAATCATTGGATGAACCGATTGAATATAATGGCACTGCGGAAGACTTGCCAAACAAAGATCCAACTGTTGTGGAAATCCCGCTTGGTCAGATAACAGGTAATTCAGCGCTTGCCAATCTAGGTCCGAAAATTCCGGTTAATTTGGAGCTAGCCGGAAGTGTGCGAACAGATGTCATCAGGAATGTAGAACCGTTTGGTATTAACAACTCACTGGTTACCATTTACATACTTGTCGAGGCTGATGTACAGGTAGTTATTCCGTTCACATCGGAGGTAGAGGAAGTCAGTACGAAAATACCGATTGATTCAACTGTTATTATGGGTCCGGTGCCGGAGTTTTACGGAGCTGATGGTAATAATCCATCCATATCTGTTCCAAAAGACTCCTTGAAGAAAGACAAATAA
- a CDS encoding YunC family protein: MLTVNPLEVEGMFFTAITVELPKTNLLVISNEIGYIMCGALDVDLLNEVLADRKVIAGRAVGVKTIDQLLHAPLEKITDASGEYGWEPGMIGKDALLKIS, encoded by the coding sequence ATGTTGACTGTCAATCCGCTAGAGGTGGAAGGTATGTTCTTTACGGCAATCACAGTAGAACTTCCAAAAACAAATTTACTGGTGATTTCAAATGAGATAGGCTACATTATGTGTGGTGCGCTGGATGTCGATTTGTTGAACGAGGTGCTGGCCGACAGAAAGGTTATCGCCGGCCGTGCAGTCGGGGTGAAAACAATTGATCAGCTGCTTCATGCACCACTGGAGAAAATAACCGATGCTTCCGGGGAATACGGCTGGGAACCGGGAATGATCGGCAAAGATGCCCTGCTGAAAATATCATGA
- a CDS encoding bifunctional metallophosphatase/5'-nucleotidase, which produces MQEKIHFYYTNDLHSNFENWSRVVAYFKAEKEKRKSEDSSCWMVDIGDHVDRVHPIAEAFMGKANVRLLNDAGFDLATIGNNEGITLAHDDLRHLYDEAEFQVTCANLHSMTADEPDWQQPTINIQSVGGVKVGVIGLTAPFNAFYELLDWHISPPYKTLEKYITELKKQSDVIVLLSHLGISEDQEIARRFGDVDLIIGGHTHHLLRDSEIINDTLITAAGKHCAFVGEVTLTWDHTAQSIVKKEAHTTDITHMAKDLRTEETLHDLSIRADKILGQPVIHLEQPIDVKWFQQTEIMQKLTDTIKDWTNADVAMLNAGILLDQLPAGDVTYKDIHHICPHPINPCTVELSGDELIEVVRASYTKELTELKLKGFGFRGEVIGKMIFSGIHVDTIFRDDGHEYVQQVTRNGSPLDPDKTYKVATADTFTFGRLLPEIAKSETKQYYLPEFLRDLLADTLRTHFG; this is translated from the coding sequence ATGCAAGAAAAAATACATTTCTACTATACAAATGATTTACATAGTAATTTTGAGAATTGGTCTCGAGTCGTAGCTTATTTTAAAGCTGAAAAAGAAAAACGGAAATCAGAAGACAGCTCTTGCTGGATGGTGGATATTGGGGATCATGTGGACCGGGTTCACCCGATTGCTGAAGCATTTATGGGAAAGGCAAATGTACGGCTTTTAAATGATGCAGGTTTCGATCTTGCGACAATTGGCAATAATGAAGGGATTACGCTGGCACATGACGATTTGCGCCATTTGTATGACGAAGCGGAATTTCAGGTTACGTGTGCCAATTTGCACAGTATGACGGCAGATGAACCCGATTGGCAGCAGCCAACGATAAACATTCAATCCGTAGGCGGTGTTAAAGTAGGTGTGATTGGCCTGACAGCCCCGTTTAATGCTTTTTATGAACTACTGGACTGGCATATTTCACCGCCATATAAAACATTGGAAAAATATATAACCGAATTAAAAAAACAATCGGATGTGATTGTGCTGCTATCACATCTTGGCATCTCCGAGGATCAGGAAATTGCCCGGCGATTTGGTGATGTTGATCTGATTATTGGCGGACATACACACCATCTGCTCCGGGATAGTGAAATCATCAACGACACCTTGATTACCGCTGCAGGAAAGCATTGTGCATTTGTTGGCGAGGTTACGCTGACATGGGACCATACTGCACAATCGATTGTAAAAAAGGAAGCACACACAACAGATATTACCCATATGGCGAAAGATCTTCGGACTGAGGAGACATTGCATGACCTGAGCATTCGGGCGGATAAAATTCTGGGGCAGCCGGTGATACATCTGGAACAGCCGATTGATGTAAAATGGTTCCAACAGACAGAAATCATGCAAAAGCTGACTGATACTATAAAAGACTGGACGAATGCAGACGTCGCGATGCTCAATGCGGGGATCCTGCTTGATCAGCTTCCGGCAGGCGATGTAACATATAAAGATATTCATCATATTTGTCCGCACCCGATCAATCCATGTACGGTTGAGTTGAGCGGTGATGAACTAATCGAGGTTGTCCGTGCTTCCTATACGAAGGAACTGACGGAACTGAAACTAAAAGGATTTGGCTTTCGCGGTGAAGTAATCGGTAAAATGATTTTTTCAGGAATACATGTTGATACTATTTTCCGTGATGACGGACATGAATATGTTCAACAGGTAACCCGTAATGGCAGTCCGCTTGATCCGGATAAAACATATAAAGTGGCGACTGCCGATACTTTCACATTTGGCCGGCTGCTGCCGGAAATCGCCAAATCAGAAACGAAGCAATACTATTTACCGGAGTTTCTTCGTGATTTGCTTGCTGATACATTGCGTACTCACTTCGGCTAA
- a CDS encoding sulfite exporter TauE/SafE family protein: MALVYIICIVIAVAAAFVGSLIGLGGGIILIPSLLFLYKYSDAFAWAEPQMIVGISLVTMVFTAFSSTVSYMKKGRVDYKTGLLFLIGCIPAGIFGAWLNQFVNSNGFSLYFGMLMIGLSMLFLIKRKRPDTVPGNKEKVRTFTVDDETYHYNVSVWQAIVISVIVGILSGLFGIGGGSILVPALILLFGIPVHIASATSMFMIFFISIISSGTHIYLGHVIWEYAILFIPGALVGGVIGAKVNQHIKGNKLEWVLRVILIIIGIRLIVEGLM, encoded by the coding sequence TTGGCTTTGGTTTATATCATATGTATTGTGATTGCAGTGGCAGCTGCATTTGTTGGCAGTTTGATCGGGCTAGGCGGGGGGATTATCCTGATTCCAAGCCTGTTATTTTTATATAAATATTCCGATGCCTTCGCATGGGCGGAACCACAGATGATTGTCGGAATATCGCTGGTCACAATGGTATTTACTGCTTTTTCCTCAACAGTATCCTATATGAAAAAAGGGAGAGTGGATTACAAAACTGGTTTGTTGTTCCTGATTGGCTGTATCCCGGCCGGTATTTTCGGGGCGTGGCTGAATCAATTTGTGAACAGTAATGGATTTTCGCTTTATTTCGGGATGTTAATGATTGGGTTGTCGATGCTTTTTCTAATCAAGCGAAAACGGCCGGACACGGTTCCGGGAAATAAGGAAAAAGTACGTACCTTCACAGTTGATGATGAAACGTATCATTATAATGTATCAGTTTGGCAGGCAATTGTAATCTCTGTTATCGTTGGAATACTTTCCGGTTTGTTCGGTATTGGCGGCGGATCTATTCTGGTACCGGCGTTAATACTGCTTTTTGGGATACCGGTGCATATTGCATCAGCAACTTCCATGTTTATGATATTTTTTATTAGCATAATCAGCTCGGGCACACATATTTACCTTGGTCATGTTATCTGGGAGTACGCTATCCTGTTTATTCCGGGTGCATTGGTTGGCGGTGTAATCGGTGCGAAAGTTAATCAGCATATCAAAGGAAATAAGCTGGAATGGGTGCTGCGGGTTATATTGATTATTATTGGAATCCGCTTAATAGTTGAAGGATTGATGTAA
- a CDS encoding MFS transporter — protein sequence MDKKKKHKDKTQHLHKDDVTVVDTEVAKKSVVATAIGNAMEWFDFGIYSYLAVILGALFFPEFSGPLQLVFSFATFAVAFLVRPFGGLFFGMLGDRLGRKRILAITLIIMAFATLSIGLIPTYSSIGITAPILLLAARLVQGFSAGGEYSGAMTFIAESTADKKRGFLSSGLEVGTLVGYITGAGIVTLLTFVLGSETMHDWGWRIPFFIAAPIGIIGFYLRSNLEETPAFESKTEEAGNEDRKASLKNIFVYHRRSLLIGLGLVSFYNTVYYVILTYMPSHLNAVLGYGDTKGLLLILVVMVIMIPFVLTAGYFSDRIGNKRIIMFGLSGMIILSVPSFLLIGSGNNWLVFLGLLILGALLASFQGVMPSLLPSLFFTEVRYGSLAITYNVATSVFGGTAPLVVSWLISATMTRLVPAYYIIFASIVGILIVAFFVVETSGKSLRGQPPAVEEKDEIKDVLEDPEEALWWTDEKSEIAERKDDYNNENEV from the coding sequence GTGGATAAAAAGAAAAAACATAAGGACAAAACACAACACCTGCACAAAGATGATGTTACTGTAGTTGACACAGAGGTGGCGAAAAAGTCGGTTGTTGCAACAGCGATAGGGAATGCAATGGAATGGTTTGATTTCGGTATTTATTCATATCTCGCTGTTATTCTTGGTGCTCTATTTTTCCCTGAGTTTAGTGGTCCATTGCAGCTGGTGTTCAGTTTTGCCACATTTGCTGTCGCTTTTTTAGTTCGTCCATTTGGCGGGTTATTTTTCGGAATGCTTGGTGACCGATTAGGGCGGAAAAGGATCCTCGCCATTACTTTAATTATAATGGCATTTGCAACGCTAAGTATCGGGTTGATTCCAACGTATTCTTCCATTGGCATAACAGCCCCTATATTATTGCTTGCTGCCAGATTGGTTCAAGGCTTTTCGGCAGGCGGGGAATATTCGGGTGCCATGACGTTTATTGCAGAGTCAACGGCAGATAAGAAGCGGGGATTTTTGTCCAGTGGTCTTGAAGTAGGTACTTTAGTGGGGTATATCACTGGTGCCGGAATAGTTACACTGCTTACATTTGTTTTAGGATCAGAAACGATGCATGACTGGGGATGGCGAATCCCGTTCTTCATTGCTGCTCCTATTGGCATCATTGGCTTTTACCTGCGAAGTAATTTGGAAGAAACACCGGCGTTTGAATCCAAAACCGAGGAAGCGGGCAATGAGGATCGAAAGGCATCCCTTAAAAATATATTTGTGTACCATCGCAGGTCATTACTGATTGGTTTAGGGCTGGTTTCTTTTTATAATACCGTATACTATGTCATATTGACCTATATGCCTTCCCATTTAAATGCTGTGCTTGGATACGGGGACACCAAGGGATTGTTATTAATACTTGTTGTGATGGTCATCATGATTCCATTTGTCTTAACGGCGGGTTATTTTAGTGACCGTATCGGGAATAAGCGGATTATTATGTTCGGCTTATCCGGAATGATTATTTTGTCTGTTCCATCGTTTCTATTAATCGGAAGCGGAAATAACTGGCTGGTTTTCCTTGGGTTATTGATATTGGGAGCGCTGCTCGCATCATTTCAAGGTGTTATGCCATCATTATTGCCTTCGCTCTTCTTTACAGAGGTACGGTATGGATCATTGGCAATTACGTATAATGTAGCGACATCAGTATTCGGAGGTACAGCACCGCTCGTTGTGTCATGGTTGATCAGCGCAACGATGACCAGGCTTGTTCCAGCATACTATATCATCTTTGCCTCCATAGTCGGCATTCTCATTGTTGCATTTTTCGTTGTTGAGACTTCGGGAAAATCATTGAGAGGTCAGCCGCCTGCTGTTGAAGAGAAGGATGAGATTAAAGATGTTCTGGAAGATCCTGAAGAAGCATTATGGTGGACCGATGAAAAAAGTGAAATAGCAGAACGAAAAGATGATTACAATAATGAAAATGAAGTATAA
- a CDS encoding DedA family protein has translation MQEWVTDIMEQFGYIGILFMMALENVFPPIPSEVILPFAGFMTTTTKLTFMGVVVTSTTGSVLGAIILYGIGVLFDVERMENIVDRWGHIIRVRKEDIRKADGWFDRYGYWTVLFCRMIPLVRSLISIPAGMSNMKFWLFLLFTMIGTVAWNVILISIGAVLGESWTDILQFMDIYSTITYALIGAGIIVLIILFIRKKRNNMKG, from the coding sequence ATGCAAGAATGGGTAACAGATATAATGGAGCAATTCGGTTATATTGGAATTCTTTTTATGATGGCGTTGGAAAATGTATTTCCGCCAATACCATCAGAGGTGATTCTCCCTTTCGCAGGGTTTATGACAACGACAACCAAATTGACTTTTATGGGAGTTGTCGTTACATCAACTACAGGATCGGTACTTGGCGCAATCATTCTTTACGGGATTGGTGTGCTTTTCGATGTGGAACGGATGGAGAACATTGTTGACAGATGGGGACATATCATCCGTGTTCGAAAAGAAGATATTCGTAAGGCAGACGGGTGGTTTGACAGATATGGCTATTGGACTGTACTGTTTTGCAGGATGATTCCGCTTGTAAGAAGCTTAATTTCGATTCCAGCTGGTATGTCAAATATGAAATTTTGGTTATTTTTACTGTTTACCATGATCGGTACCGTTGCATGGAATGTGATACTCATTTCAATTGGCGCTGTCTTGGGTGAATCATGGACAGATATTCTTCAGTTTATGGATATATACTCAACGATAACTTACGCACTGATTGGTGCTGGAATCATCGTGTTGATTATTCTGTTCATCCGAAAGAAAAGGAATAATATGAAAGGTTAA
- a CDS encoding twin-arginine translocase TatA/TatE family subunit — protein sequence MLSNIGFSELIVILVIALVVFGPSKLPQIGKSVGRALNEFKNATKDIMDDDGPSKK from the coding sequence ATGTTAAGTAATATTGGTTTTTCAGAATTAATTGTAATCCTGGTCATTGCATTGGTCGTTTTTGGTCCTTCCAAATTGCCGCAAATAGGAAAGTCAGTTGGAAGAGCATTAAATGAGTTTAAAAATGCGACAAAAGATATTATGGATGATGATGGGCCCTCTAAAAAATAA
- a CDS encoding DUF47 domain-containing protein, with the protein MFNKKSDKFSLYLVDFAQHLVQATDHFVHYKVKDPVTLREFANTIKQYETEADNKVHDIIKNLNQAFITPIEREDIMQLTMTLDDIMDGMEQFTALMDIYQILNSDNYIDRFSDNILKCSNEILTAMELIADKKLKKVESHAIMIKDYEQQCDDLYRESLRNLFQSEKDPIVVIQYKEIYETLEDIADACQNVASTLQSIIMKNA; encoded by the coding sequence ATGTTCAATAAAAAGTCAGATAAATTTTCACTTTACTTGGTCGATTTTGCTCAGCATTTAGTTCAAGCAACAGATCATTTCGTTCATTACAAAGTAAAAGACCCAGTAACATTGAGAGAATTCGCCAATACGATTAAACAATATGAAACAGAGGCAGACAATAAAGTACATGATATCATCAAGAATTTAAATCAGGCCTTTATAACGCCGATTGAACGAGAGGATATCATGCAGTTGACAATGACTCTGGACGATATCATGGATGGTATGGAGCAATTTACTGCATTAATGGATATTTACCAAATCTTAAATTCCGACAACTATATTGACCGTTTTTCAGACAACATATTAAAATGTTCAAATGAAATTTTGACTGCAATGGAGTTAATTGCCGATAAAAAATTAAAGAAGGTTGAATCCCACGCGATTATGATCAAGGATTATGAACAGCAATGTGACGACTTATACCGTGAATCGTTGCGAAACTTATTCCAATCCGAAAAGGATCCGATAGTTGTCATACAATACAAAGAAATTTATGAGACGCTGGAAGATATTGCAGATGCCTGCCAAAACGTCGCCAGCACACTTCAAAGCATCATCATGAAAAATGCGTAA
- a CDS encoding inorganic phosphate transporter has product MDILFLTVILIVIFALAFDFINGFHDTANAIATSVSTKALTPRKAVILAAVMNFVGALTFTGVAQTITSGITNPFNLENGLIVILAALLAAITWNLITWYFGIPSSSSHAIIGSVIGAVIVSEGLHAINYSGLSGIIIALLASPVLAFLIGFILYGIIKFVFRNNSNLSKTNKRFRLVQIATASLQSYSHGTNDAQKSMGIITMALIAGNMHDSTSIPFWVQVACATAMGLGTSIGGWRIIKTVGGKIMKIRPINGVAADLTGAAVIFGATLIHLPVSTTHVISSGILGVGASHRVKGVNWGVAKRMIITWFITLPITAILAGIFYWIINLFL; this is encoded by the coding sequence ATGGATATTCTTTTTTTAACAGTCATATTAATAGTGATTTTTGCCCTGGCCTTTGATTTTATCAACGGCTTTCATGATACAGCTAATGCTATTGCCACCTCTGTATCAACCAAAGCCCTCACACCGAGGAAGGCGGTTATATTAGCGGCGGTAATGAATTTTGTTGGAGCACTGACATTTACCGGTGTTGCCCAAACGATTACCAGTGGAATTACAAATCCATTTAATTTGGAAAACGGCTTAATTGTTATCTTAGCTGCTTTACTTGCTGCGATTACCTGGAACTTAATCACTTGGTATTTCGGCATCCCAAGCAGTTCTTCCCATGCCATTATCGGATCGGTAATAGGGGCGGTAATTGTATCGGAAGGATTGCATGCGATTAACTATAGCGGACTTAGCGGGATTATTATTGCATTACTGGCATCCCCGGTTCTTGCTTTTCTGATCGGTTTTATTTTATATGGAATTATTAAATTCGTTTTTAGGAACAACAGTAATTTATCCAAAACCAACAAGCGATTTCGGCTTGTGCAAATAGCAACAGCTTCACTGCAGTCATATTCCCATGGTACGAACGATGCCCAAAAGTCAATGGGGATCATTACGATGGCGCTGATTGCGGGAAATATGCATGATTCCACCTCAATTCCCTTTTGGGTGCAGGTAGCCTGTGCCACAGCGATGGGGCTGGGAACTTCTATTGGAGGCTGGAGAATTATTAAAACAGTCGGTGGTAAAATTATGAAGATACGGCCGATTAATGGTGTGGCAGCTGATTTAACGGGAGCAGCTGTTATATTCGGAGCAACATTGATTCACCTTCCTGTCAGTACAACACATGTTATTTCATCAGGAATCCTGGGTGTCGGTGCTTCTCACCGTGTTAAAGGAGTTAACTGGGGCGTTGCCAAACGAATGATAATCACTTGGTTTATAACCCTCCCAATCACTGCAATACTTGCCGGAATATTTTACTGGATCATTAATCTGTTTTTATAG